The following coding sequences are from one Gossypium hirsutum isolate 1008001.06 chromosome A12, Gossypium_hirsutum_v2.1, whole genome shotgun sequence window:
- the LOC107945034 gene encoding universal stress protein PHOS32, whose product METVMEDEEYNYREVILPSLVPVVPEPALERETGERRRGRDILIAIDHGPKSKHAFDWALIHFLRLADTIHLVHAVSSVRNDVVYEISQALMEKLAVEAFEVTMVRTKARIVEGDAGKVICKEAERLKPAAVVMGTRGRSLIQSVFQGSVSEYCFHNCKSAPVIIVPGKEAGDESLI is encoded by the exons ATGGAGACGGTGATGGAAGATGAAGAGTACAATTACAGAGAAGTAATTTTGCCTTCGCTGGTCCCAGTAGTCCCAGAGCCAGCACTAGAGAGGGAAACAGGGGAGAGAAGGAGAGGCAGAGATATACTCATTGCTATTGATCACGGCCCCAAGAGCAAACACGCCTTTGATTGGGCTCTTATTCACTTCCTCAGGCTTGCTGATACCATCCATCTTGTCCATGCTGTTTCCA GTGTCAGAAACGATGTGGTTTATGAAATTAGTCAAGCTCTTATGGAGAAGTTAGCGGTCGAGGCTTTTGAGGTTACCATG GTGAGGACTAAAGCTCGAATAGTCGAAGGGGATGCGGGTAAGGTAATTTGCAAGGAAGCAGAGAGGTTGAAGCCAGCAGCAGTGGTTATGGGAACTCGTGGTAGAAGCTTAATTCAAAG TGTATTTCAAGGAAGTGTAAGCGAGTATTGCTTCCACAACTGCAAATCCGCACCCGTAATAATCGTACCTGGGAAAG AAGCTGGAGATGAATCACTGATATAG
- the LOC107945032 gene encoding aureusidin synthase, whose protein sequence is MILGKLEGWSLGKHGVITEESKRETKSVGPNMTSCHPSYGRTDLLVDCCPPGFQSPLPFVDFQFPDPQSPLRIRRPVHAVDADYIAKYDKALSIMKSLPHHDPRSFSRQANLHCLFCTGAYDQQNSNAPLSIHRTWFFFPWHRMMIYFHERILGSLIGDETFALPYWAWDIPQGMVIPDMYTNNSSSFYHTMRDVSHLPPQTADLNYVSDTNLSPEDQIDLNLAFMYNQMVSGARKTELFMGCTYKAGKEGYCNGPGTIELAPHNALHTWIGSSLNPGREDMGKFYSVAKDPIFYAHHANIDRLWEVWREAHKQQLDIKDPDWLDSFFYFYDENLRLVRVKVGDVVDTIKLGYSYEQVHRPWLNMRPKPSYPPKLARQMLKTKEKHKLEMLSRTHVSSSELDTHGRALDASLTVKVRNHWRKKEKEEEKVIVVHGIEVKGDAYVKFDVYVNLIDQFKISPKFREFAGTFAHIPGGGAGKRKIDLKLGVSELLEDLEADEDESIWVTLLPTTPSCSNVTIGGVRMQYIK, encoded by the coding sequence ATGATTCTAGGCAAGCTTGAAGGATGGAGTTTGGGCAAGCACGGGGTGATCACTGAAGAGAGTAAAAGAGAGACTAAATCTGTAGGACCAAACATGACATCTTGCCATCCATCTTATGGTCGTACGGATCTTCTTGTTGATTGTTGCCCACCAGGATTCCAATCACCGCTGCCCTTCGTTGATTTCCAGTTTCCCGATCCCCAGTCCCCATTAAGAATCCGCCGCCCAGTCCATGCTGTCGATGCCGACTACATCGCTAAATATGACAAGGCCTTGTCCATAATGAAGTCGCTACCACACCATGACCCTCGAAGCTTCTCCCGTCAGGCAAACTTGCACTGTCTCTTCTGCACCGGAGCCTACGACCAACAAAACTCCAATGCTCCGCTCAGTATCCACCGCACATGGTTTTTTTTCCCTTGGCATCGAATGATGATATACTTCCACGAACGTATCCTCGGTAGTCTCATCGGAGACGAAACATTTGCTTTGCCATATTGGGCTTGGGACATCCCTCAAGGGATGGTAATACCCGATATGTACACCAACAACAGTTCATCTTTTTATCATACAATGCGCGACGTTTCTCATCTTCCACCACAAACGGCGGATTTAAACTATGTTTCGGACACAAATCTAAGCCCTGAAGATCAAATAGATTTAAATCTTGCATTTATGTATAACCAAATGGTGTCTGGAGCAAGAAAGACCGAACTGTTCATGGGGTGTACATATAAAGCTGGAAAGGAAGGTTACTGTAATGGACCTGGCACAATAGAGCTTGCCCCTCACAACGCTTTGCACACATGGATTGGGAGCAGCTTAAACCCTGGAAGGGAAGATATGGGTAAGTTTTACTCTGTAGCAAAGGACCCTATTTTCTACGCACACCATGCAAACATAGATCGTCTATGGGAAGTTTGGAGGGAAGCTCATAAACAACAATTGGATATCAAAGATCCAGATTGGCTCGACTCTTTCTTTTACTTCTATGATGAGAATTTGAGGCTCGTGAGGGTTAAAGTCGGTGATGTTGTGGATACAATCAAACTGGGTTATTCTTATGAACAGGTTCACCGTCCGTGGTTGAATATGCGTCCAAAGCCTTCTTACCCACCAAAACTAGCTCGTCAAATGTTGAAAACGAAAGAGAAGCATAAATTAGAAATGTTGTCAAGGACCCATGTTTCGTCCTCCGAGTTGGATACTCATGGTCGAGCTCTGGACGCTAGCTTGACAGTAAAGGTTAGGAACCATTGGAGGAAGAaggagaaagaagaggaaaaggtCATAGTTGTGCACGGGATTGAAGTGAAGGGAGATGCATATGTTAAGTTTGATGTGTATGTAAACTTGATTGATCAGTTCAAGATCAGCCCAAAGTTCAGGGAATTTGCAGGGACCTTCGCTCACATTCCGGGCGGCGGAGCCGGGAAGAGGAAAATTGACCTTAAACTTGGAGTGTCGGAACTGCTGGAAGATTTGGAAGCCGATGAAGATGAAAGCATATGGGTAACATTGTTACCAACAACACCAAGTTGCAGCAACGTAACAATTGGAGGGGTTCGAATGCAGTAcatcaaataa